The Vidua macroura isolate BioBank_ID:100142 chromosome 11, ASM2450914v1, whole genome shotgun sequence genome includes a region encoding these proteins:
- the RIPOR1 gene encoding rho family-interacting cell polarization regulator 1 isoform X4, producing MSLSVRPQRRVLVTKINRSQSFAGVNSSADRPFRNLSPFTPTVSRKTGSRVSRMFSMSHKSPPPKVPQPNRLDEVYEALKKGLTAYLEVHQLELEKLSTQIRESKRNSRLGFLYDLDKQVKSIERFLRRLEFHASKIDELYEAYCIQRRLRDGAHNMVKAYSTGSPGSREARESLAEASKGYKEYTENMCLLENELESQLGEFHIRMKGLAGFARLCAGDQYEIFMKYGRQRWKLRGRIEVNSKQVWDSEEMVFLPLVTEFLSIKVTELKSLANHVVVGNVSCETKDLFAALPQVVAVDINDLGTLKLSLEVTWNPFDKDDQPSAASTVNKASTVNKRFSTYNQSPPDTPSLREQAFYNMLRRQEELENGTAWSISSESSDDSSSPQLSSSARHATHKPIVQPEVQASAPAIEISFSHQPEEADAVLGASGSSVPSAGSQLEEPSSHKKETVANGHVPYSRTLSHISEASVDATMEIKTVESPWEPVPSTEDTGMGKQDDHPLPGAAVAAAVAGQDRATEAKPRASVAWATSCEEEAGSAEPVQSQAPAQSDYGTGIPTALAQASAEERPIPTPSLPTSIPEVPRGKMVDSGLEEAIGLLGSALDDYRGQFPELQPLERELKRLEEMLLQKQGVFLSRASSISLTVEHALESFSFLNTSDMEDSEGSEEEPLQDERRAGRALRSTRAPSAGEMGADDTGMCSGSEASTDPMSTGNEFLDKALVLHLNNCNRLLLKLGTFGPLRCQEMYALDRLLRESQVLEIVCQLTEERAGAASSAADVVQFSTRKEGVLPLWDLCVEVPNVYTCPVERFLQVLSAQYAAPISEQHSGLADTVCVKLVEEVLNRRLPRRPGSAQSEQVTIFQYWSHFESLGPLVLDTYMMELAEEALLAQNLNSDDQDVVLRALKRMPEGRLKKEGLKALSLLLVEGNSKVVSAVSAQLRSLAENPRFRQRALVCFLEQLEDEEVQTRVAGCAALGCLKAKESIEQLVYLCQTDKEPVREAAKQSLMLCGEDGKSAHRRLEETLDSLPRIFAPASMASTAF from the exons ATGTCACTGTCTGTGCGCCCGCAGCGCCGAGTCCTCGTCACCAAGATCAATAGGAGCCAGTCCTTCGCCGGAGTGAACTCATCGGCCGACCGGCCCTTCAG GAATCTCTCACCTTTCACCCCCACTGTCTCCCGCAAGACTGGCTCCAGGGTCAGTAGGATGTTCTCAATGTCCCACAAGTCCCCACCACCTAAGGTGCCTCAGCCCAACCGCCTGGACGAGGTGTACGAAGCTCTCAAGAAGGGCCTGAC AGCCTACCTGGAGGTGCACCAGCTGGAACTAGAGAAGCTCAGCACACAGATCCGTGAGTCCAAGAGGAATTCACGCCTG GGCTTTCTCTACGATCTGGATAAG caagTGAAGTCAATCGAGCGCTTCCTGCGTCGCCTGGAGTTTCATGCCAGCAAG ATAGATGAGCTGTATGAGGCTTACTGCATCCAGCGGCGGCTCCGTGATGGAGCCCACAACATGGTCAAGGCTTACAGCACAGGCTCGCCAGGCAGCCGGGAGGCACGCGAGAGCCTGGCCGAGGCCAGCAAGGGCTACAAGGAGTACACAGAG AACATGTGTCTGTTGGAGAATGAGCTGGAGAGCCAGCTGGGCGAGTTCCACATCCGGATGAAAG GATTGGCAGGCTTTGCCCGGCTTTGTGCTGGTGACCAGTATGAG ATCTTCATGAAGTATGGACGGCAGCGGTGGAAGCTGCGAGGGCGCATTGAGGTGAACAGCAAGCAGGTGTGGGACAGCGAGGAGATGGTTTTCTTGCCCCTCGTCACTGAGTTCCTCTCCATCAAG gtgaCGGAGCTAAAGAGCCTGGCCAACCACGTTGTGGTGGGCAATGTGTCCTGTGAGACCAAGGACCTCTttgcagctctgccccaggtaGTGGCTGTGGATATTAATGACCTGGGCACCCTCAAACTCAGCCTGGAGGTGACCTGGAA CCCCTTTGACAAGGACGACCAGCCCTCGGCAGCCAGCACTGTCAACAAGGCTTCCACGGTGAACAAGAGGTTCTCCACCTACAACCAGAGTCCGCCTGACACGCCGTCCCTGAGGGAGCAGGCATTCTAT AACATGCTGCGGCGCCAAGAGGAGCTGGAGAACGGCACAGCCTGGTCCATCTCCTCTGAGTCCTCAGATGActcctccagcccccagctgTCCAGCAGTGCCCGCCATGCCACACACAAGCCCATCGTGCAGCCTGAGGTGCAGGCCTCCGCCCCTGCCATCGAGATCTCCTTCTCTCATCAACCAGAGGAAGCTGACGCCGTGCTTGGGGCCAGTGGCAGCAGTGTCCCCTCTGCTGGGAGCCAGCTGGAGGAGCCAAGCAGCCATAAGAAGGAGACAGTGGCCAATGGGCATGTGCCCTACTCCCGGACTCTGAGCCACATCAGTGAGGCCAGTGTGGATGCCACGATGGAAATCAAGACTGTGGAGAGCCCTTGGgagcctgtgcccagcacagaggacacagggatgggcaaGCAAGATGACCACCCTCTGCCTGGtgctgcagtggcagctgctgtggcagggcaggacagggccaCTGAGGCCAAACCTCGTGCCTCCGTGGCATGGGCCACCTCCTGCGAGGAGGAGGCTGGCAGTGCAGAGCCAGTGCAGAGCCAGGCGCCAGCACAGAGTGACTATGGCACTGGGATCCCTACAGCACTGGCACAAGCCTCTGCAGAAGAGAGGCCCATCCCAACCCCATCACTGCCCACCAGCATCCCTGAGGTGCCACGGGGGAAGATGGTGGATTCAGGTCTGGAGGAGGCAATTGGcctcctgggctcagctctggaTGACTATCGGGGACagttcccagagctgcagcccctggaacGGGAGCTCAAACGTCtggaggagatgctgctg CAGAAGCAAGGCGTCTTCCTCAGCCGGGCCTCCAGCATCAGCCTGACAGTGGAGCATGCGCTGGAGAGCTTCAGCTTCCTCAACACCTCTGACATGGAGGACTCAGAGGGCTCTGAGGAGGAGCCTCTCCAAGATGAGAG gagggctggcagagccctgcgCAGCACCAGAGCCCCCAGCGCTGGCGAGATGGGGGCAGATGACACCGGAATGTGCAGTGGTTCTGAGGCCAGCACTGACCCCATGAGCACCGGCAATGAGTTCCTGGATAAGGCTCTGGTGCTTCACCTCAACAACTGCAAccggctgctgctg AAGCTGGGCACCTTTGGTCCTCTGCGGTGCCAGGAGATGTAtgccctggacaggctgctgCGGGAGTCACAGGTGCTGGAGATCGTGTGCCAGCTGACGGAGGAGCGCgcaggagcagccagctcagccGCTGATG TGGTGCAGTTCTCAACACGGAAGGAGGGCGTGCTGCCCCTTTGGGACCTGTGTGTGGAAGTGCCCAATGTCTACACCTGCCCTGTGGAGCGGTTCCTGCAGGTGCTCAGTGCCCAGTATGCAGCTCCCATCAGCGAGCAGCACTCTGGTTTGGCTGATACTG TGTGTGTGAAACTGGTGGAGGAGGTGCTGAATCGGCGGCTGCCCCGGCGGCCTGGCAGCGCCCAGAGCGAGCAGGTCACCATCTTCCAATACTGGAGCCACTTTGAGTCACTTGGTCCCCTGGTGCTTGACACTTATATgatggagctggcagaggaag cactgctggcacagaACCTCAACTCGGACGACCAGGACGTGGTGCTGCGTGCCCTGAAGCGCATGCCCGAGGGCCGCCTGAAGAAGGAGGGGCTGAAGGCGCTGAGCCTGCTCCTCGTGGAGGGCAACAGCAAGGTGGTGAGCGCCGTGTCAGCCCAGCTCCGCAGCCTGGCAGAAAACCCCCGCTTCCGCCAACGG GCCCTCGTGTgtttcctggagcagctggaggatgaGGAGGTGCAGACACGTGTGGCAGGGTGTGCAGCGCTGGGCTGCTTGAAG GCCAAGGAGAGCATCGAGCAGCTGGTTTACCTGTGCCAAACCGACAAAGAGCCTGTGCGGGAGGCAGccaagcagagcctgatgctgtGTG GGGAAGACGGTAAATCAGCTCACCGGCGACTGGAGGAGACCCTGGATAGCCTCCCACGGATCTTTGCACCAGCCAGCATGGCCAGTACAGCTTTCTGA
- the RIPOR1 gene encoding rho family-interacting cell polarization regulator 1 isoform X1 — protein sequence MAVSAAVSVASGREVLPSMQLPLALAGPWFPAEITWLPRFHGESRGGRCQEPARTPRLLPSMGVEQRGCTEPGPLSPRASSPASPGTWRPSRSHSTMSLSVRPQRRVLVTKINRSQSFAGVNSSADRPFRNLSPFTPTVSRKTGSRVSRMFSMSHKSPPPKVPQPNRLDEVYEALKKGLTAYLEVHQLELEKLSTQIRESKRNSRLGFLYDLDKQVKSIERFLRRLEFHASKIDELYEAYCIQRRLRDGAHNMVKAYSTGSPGSREARESLAEASKGYKEYTENMCLLENELESQLGEFHIRMKGLAGFARLCAGDQYEIFMKYGRQRWKLRGRIEVNSKQVWDSEEMVFLPLVTEFLSIKVTELKSLANHVVVGNVSCETKDLFAALPQVVAVDINDLGTLKLSLEVTWNPFDKDDQPSAASTVNKASTVNKRFSTYNQSPPDTPSLREQAFYNMLRRQEELENGTAWSISSESSDDSSSPQLSSSARHATHKPIVQPEVQASAPAIEISFSHQPEEADAVLGASGSSVPSAGSQLEEPSSHKKETVANGHVPYSRTLSHISEASVDATMEIKTVESPWEPVPSTEDTGMGKQDDHPLPGAAVAAAVAGQDRATEAKPRASVAWATSCEEEAGSAEPVQSQAPAQSDYGTGIPTALAQASAEERPIPTPSLPTSIPEVPRGKMVDSGLEEAIGLLGSALDDYRGQFPELQPLERELKRLEEMLLQKQGVFLSRASSISLTVEHALESFSFLNTSDMEDSEGSEEEPLQDERRAGRALRSTRAPSAGEMGADDTGMCSGSEASTDPMSTGNEFLDKALVLHLNNCNRLLLKLGTFGPLRCQEMYALDRLLRESQVLEIVCQLTEERAGAASSAADVVQFSTRKEGVLPLWDLCVEVPNVYTCPVERFLQVLSAQYAAPISEQHSGLADTVCVKLVEEVLNRRLPRRPGSAQSEQVTIFQYWSHFESLGPLVLDTYMMELAEEALLAQNLNSDDQDVVLRALKRMPEGRLKKEGLKALSLLLVEGNSKVVSAVSAQLRSLAENPRFRQRALVCFLEQLEDEEVQTRVAGCAALGCLKAKESIEQLVYLCQTDKEPVREAAKQSLMLCGEDGKSAHRRLEETLDSLPRIFAPASMASTAF from the exons ATGGCGGTGTCGGCAGCGGTGTCGGTCGCCTCGGGGAGGGAGGTGCTCCCGTCCATGCAGCTGCCATTGGCGCTGGCTGGGCCGTGGTTTCCTGCCGAAATCACATGGCTCCCGCGTTTCCATGGAGAGAGCCGGGGTGGGCGCTGCCAAGAGCCTGCACGAACTCCCCGCTTGCTCCCGTCCATGGGAGTGGAACAAAGGGGATGCACCGAGCCAGGCCCGCTTTCGCCCCGCGCCTCGTCCCCCGCCTCTCCTGGGACAT GGCGGCCCTCCAGGTCACACTCAACGATGTCACTGTCTGTGCGCCCGCAGCGCCGAGTCCTCGTCACCAAGATCAATAGGAGCCAGTCCTTCGCCGGAGTGAACTCATCGGCCGACCGGCCCTTCAG GAATCTCTCACCTTTCACCCCCACTGTCTCCCGCAAGACTGGCTCCAGGGTCAGTAGGATGTTCTCAATGTCCCACAAGTCCCCACCACCTAAGGTGCCTCAGCCCAACCGCCTGGACGAGGTGTACGAAGCTCTCAAGAAGGGCCTGAC AGCCTACCTGGAGGTGCACCAGCTGGAACTAGAGAAGCTCAGCACACAGATCCGTGAGTCCAAGAGGAATTCACGCCTG GGCTTTCTCTACGATCTGGATAAG caagTGAAGTCAATCGAGCGCTTCCTGCGTCGCCTGGAGTTTCATGCCAGCAAG ATAGATGAGCTGTATGAGGCTTACTGCATCCAGCGGCGGCTCCGTGATGGAGCCCACAACATGGTCAAGGCTTACAGCACAGGCTCGCCAGGCAGCCGGGAGGCACGCGAGAGCCTGGCCGAGGCCAGCAAGGGCTACAAGGAGTACACAGAG AACATGTGTCTGTTGGAGAATGAGCTGGAGAGCCAGCTGGGCGAGTTCCACATCCGGATGAAAG GATTGGCAGGCTTTGCCCGGCTTTGTGCTGGTGACCAGTATGAG ATCTTCATGAAGTATGGACGGCAGCGGTGGAAGCTGCGAGGGCGCATTGAGGTGAACAGCAAGCAGGTGTGGGACAGCGAGGAGATGGTTTTCTTGCCCCTCGTCACTGAGTTCCTCTCCATCAAG gtgaCGGAGCTAAAGAGCCTGGCCAACCACGTTGTGGTGGGCAATGTGTCCTGTGAGACCAAGGACCTCTttgcagctctgccccaggtaGTGGCTGTGGATATTAATGACCTGGGCACCCTCAAACTCAGCCTGGAGGTGACCTGGAA CCCCTTTGACAAGGACGACCAGCCCTCGGCAGCCAGCACTGTCAACAAGGCTTCCACGGTGAACAAGAGGTTCTCCACCTACAACCAGAGTCCGCCTGACACGCCGTCCCTGAGGGAGCAGGCATTCTAT AACATGCTGCGGCGCCAAGAGGAGCTGGAGAACGGCACAGCCTGGTCCATCTCCTCTGAGTCCTCAGATGActcctccagcccccagctgTCCAGCAGTGCCCGCCATGCCACACACAAGCCCATCGTGCAGCCTGAGGTGCAGGCCTCCGCCCCTGCCATCGAGATCTCCTTCTCTCATCAACCAGAGGAAGCTGACGCCGTGCTTGGGGCCAGTGGCAGCAGTGTCCCCTCTGCTGGGAGCCAGCTGGAGGAGCCAAGCAGCCATAAGAAGGAGACAGTGGCCAATGGGCATGTGCCCTACTCCCGGACTCTGAGCCACATCAGTGAGGCCAGTGTGGATGCCACGATGGAAATCAAGACTGTGGAGAGCCCTTGGgagcctgtgcccagcacagaggacacagggatgggcaaGCAAGATGACCACCCTCTGCCTGGtgctgcagtggcagctgctgtggcagggcaggacagggccaCTGAGGCCAAACCTCGTGCCTCCGTGGCATGGGCCACCTCCTGCGAGGAGGAGGCTGGCAGTGCAGAGCCAGTGCAGAGCCAGGCGCCAGCACAGAGTGACTATGGCACTGGGATCCCTACAGCACTGGCACAAGCCTCTGCAGAAGAGAGGCCCATCCCAACCCCATCACTGCCCACCAGCATCCCTGAGGTGCCACGGGGGAAGATGGTGGATTCAGGTCTGGAGGAGGCAATTGGcctcctgggctcagctctggaTGACTATCGGGGACagttcccagagctgcagcccctggaacGGGAGCTCAAACGTCtggaggagatgctgctg CAGAAGCAAGGCGTCTTCCTCAGCCGGGCCTCCAGCATCAGCCTGACAGTGGAGCATGCGCTGGAGAGCTTCAGCTTCCTCAACACCTCTGACATGGAGGACTCAGAGGGCTCTGAGGAGGAGCCTCTCCAAGATGAGAG gagggctggcagagccctgcgCAGCACCAGAGCCCCCAGCGCTGGCGAGATGGGGGCAGATGACACCGGAATGTGCAGTGGTTCTGAGGCCAGCACTGACCCCATGAGCACCGGCAATGAGTTCCTGGATAAGGCTCTGGTGCTTCACCTCAACAACTGCAAccggctgctgctg AAGCTGGGCACCTTTGGTCCTCTGCGGTGCCAGGAGATGTAtgccctggacaggctgctgCGGGAGTCACAGGTGCTGGAGATCGTGTGCCAGCTGACGGAGGAGCGCgcaggagcagccagctcagccGCTGATG TGGTGCAGTTCTCAACACGGAAGGAGGGCGTGCTGCCCCTTTGGGACCTGTGTGTGGAAGTGCCCAATGTCTACACCTGCCCTGTGGAGCGGTTCCTGCAGGTGCTCAGTGCCCAGTATGCAGCTCCCATCAGCGAGCAGCACTCTGGTTTGGCTGATACTG TGTGTGTGAAACTGGTGGAGGAGGTGCTGAATCGGCGGCTGCCCCGGCGGCCTGGCAGCGCCCAGAGCGAGCAGGTCACCATCTTCCAATACTGGAGCCACTTTGAGTCACTTGGTCCCCTGGTGCTTGACACTTATATgatggagctggcagaggaag cactgctggcacagaACCTCAACTCGGACGACCAGGACGTGGTGCTGCGTGCCCTGAAGCGCATGCCCGAGGGCCGCCTGAAGAAGGAGGGGCTGAAGGCGCTGAGCCTGCTCCTCGTGGAGGGCAACAGCAAGGTGGTGAGCGCCGTGTCAGCCCAGCTCCGCAGCCTGGCAGAAAACCCCCGCTTCCGCCAACGG GCCCTCGTGTgtttcctggagcagctggaggatgaGGAGGTGCAGACACGTGTGGCAGGGTGTGCAGCGCTGGGCTGCTTGAAG GCCAAGGAGAGCATCGAGCAGCTGGTTTACCTGTGCCAAACCGACAAAGAGCCTGTGCGGGAGGCAGccaagcagagcctgatgctgtGTG GGGAAGACGGTAAATCAGCTCACCGGCGACTGGAGGAGACCCTGGATAGCCTCCCACGGATCTTTGCACCAGCCAGCATGGCCAGTACAGCTTTCTGA
- the RIPOR1 gene encoding rho family-interacting cell polarization regulator 1 isoform X3 — MNGKQKGRPSRSHSTMSLSVRPQRRVLVTKINRSQSFAGVNSSADRPFRNLSPFTPTVSRKTGSRVSRMFSMSHKSPPPKVPQPNRLDEVYEALKKGLTAYLEVHQLELEKLSTQIRESKRNSRLGFLYDLDKQVKSIERFLRRLEFHASKIDELYEAYCIQRRLRDGAHNMVKAYSTGSPGSREARESLAEASKGYKEYTENMCLLENELESQLGEFHIRMKGLAGFARLCAGDQYEIFMKYGRQRWKLRGRIEVNSKQVWDSEEMVFLPLVTEFLSIKVTELKSLANHVVVGNVSCETKDLFAALPQVVAVDINDLGTLKLSLEVTWNPFDKDDQPSAASTVNKASTVNKRFSTYNQSPPDTPSLREQAFYNMLRRQEELENGTAWSISSESSDDSSSPQLSSSARHATHKPIVQPEVQASAPAIEISFSHQPEEADAVLGASGSSVPSAGSQLEEPSSHKKETVANGHVPYSRTLSHISEASVDATMEIKTVESPWEPVPSTEDTGMGKQDDHPLPGAAVAAAVAGQDRATEAKPRASVAWATSCEEEAGSAEPVQSQAPAQSDYGTGIPTALAQASAEERPIPTPSLPTSIPEVPRGKMVDSGLEEAIGLLGSALDDYRGQFPELQPLERELKRLEEMLLQKQGVFLSRASSISLTVEHALESFSFLNTSDMEDSEGSEEEPLQDERRAGRALRSTRAPSAGEMGADDTGMCSGSEASTDPMSTGNEFLDKALVLHLNNCNRLLLKLGTFGPLRCQEMYALDRLLRESQVLEIVCQLTEERAGAASSAADVVQFSTRKEGVLPLWDLCVEVPNVYTCPVERFLQVLSAQYAAPISEQHSGLADTVCVKLVEEVLNRRLPRRPGSAQSEQVTIFQYWSHFESLGPLVLDTYMMELAEEALLAQNLNSDDQDVVLRALKRMPEGRLKKEGLKALSLLLVEGNSKVVSAVSAQLRSLAENPRFRQRALVCFLEQLEDEEVQTRVAGCAALGCLKAKESIEQLVYLCQTDKEPVREAAKQSLMLCGEDGKSAHRRLEETLDSLPRIFAPASMASTAF; from the exons ATGAATGGCAAACAGAAAG GGCGGCCCTCCAGGTCACACTCAACGATGTCACTGTCTGTGCGCCCGCAGCGCCGAGTCCTCGTCACCAAGATCAATAGGAGCCAGTCCTTCGCCGGAGTGAACTCATCGGCCGACCGGCCCTTCAG GAATCTCTCACCTTTCACCCCCACTGTCTCCCGCAAGACTGGCTCCAGGGTCAGTAGGATGTTCTCAATGTCCCACAAGTCCCCACCACCTAAGGTGCCTCAGCCCAACCGCCTGGACGAGGTGTACGAAGCTCTCAAGAAGGGCCTGAC AGCCTACCTGGAGGTGCACCAGCTGGAACTAGAGAAGCTCAGCACACAGATCCGTGAGTCCAAGAGGAATTCACGCCTG GGCTTTCTCTACGATCTGGATAAG caagTGAAGTCAATCGAGCGCTTCCTGCGTCGCCTGGAGTTTCATGCCAGCAAG ATAGATGAGCTGTATGAGGCTTACTGCATCCAGCGGCGGCTCCGTGATGGAGCCCACAACATGGTCAAGGCTTACAGCACAGGCTCGCCAGGCAGCCGGGAGGCACGCGAGAGCCTGGCCGAGGCCAGCAAGGGCTACAAGGAGTACACAGAG AACATGTGTCTGTTGGAGAATGAGCTGGAGAGCCAGCTGGGCGAGTTCCACATCCGGATGAAAG GATTGGCAGGCTTTGCCCGGCTTTGTGCTGGTGACCAGTATGAG ATCTTCATGAAGTATGGACGGCAGCGGTGGAAGCTGCGAGGGCGCATTGAGGTGAACAGCAAGCAGGTGTGGGACAGCGAGGAGATGGTTTTCTTGCCCCTCGTCACTGAGTTCCTCTCCATCAAG gtgaCGGAGCTAAAGAGCCTGGCCAACCACGTTGTGGTGGGCAATGTGTCCTGTGAGACCAAGGACCTCTttgcagctctgccccaggtaGTGGCTGTGGATATTAATGACCTGGGCACCCTCAAACTCAGCCTGGAGGTGACCTGGAA CCCCTTTGACAAGGACGACCAGCCCTCGGCAGCCAGCACTGTCAACAAGGCTTCCACGGTGAACAAGAGGTTCTCCACCTACAACCAGAGTCCGCCTGACACGCCGTCCCTGAGGGAGCAGGCATTCTAT AACATGCTGCGGCGCCAAGAGGAGCTGGAGAACGGCACAGCCTGGTCCATCTCCTCTGAGTCCTCAGATGActcctccagcccccagctgTCCAGCAGTGCCCGCCATGCCACACACAAGCCCATCGTGCAGCCTGAGGTGCAGGCCTCCGCCCCTGCCATCGAGATCTCCTTCTCTCATCAACCAGAGGAAGCTGACGCCGTGCTTGGGGCCAGTGGCAGCAGTGTCCCCTCTGCTGGGAGCCAGCTGGAGGAGCCAAGCAGCCATAAGAAGGAGACAGTGGCCAATGGGCATGTGCCCTACTCCCGGACTCTGAGCCACATCAGTGAGGCCAGTGTGGATGCCACGATGGAAATCAAGACTGTGGAGAGCCCTTGGgagcctgtgcccagcacagaggacacagggatgggcaaGCAAGATGACCACCCTCTGCCTGGtgctgcagtggcagctgctgtggcagggcaggacagggccaCTGAGGCCAAACCTCGTGCCTCCGTGGCATGGGCCACCTCCTGCGAGGAGGAGGCTGGCAGTGCAGAGCCAGTGCAGAGCCAGGCGCCAGCACAGAGTGACTATGGCACTGGGATCCCTACAGCACTGGCACAAGCCTCTGCAGAAGAGAGGCCCATCCCAACCCCATCACTGCCCACCAGCATCCCTGAGGTGCCACGGGGGAAGATGGTGGATTCAGGTCTGGAGGAGGCAATTGGcctcctgggctcagctctggaTGACTATCGGGGACagttcccagagctgcagcccctggaacGGGAGCTCAAACGTCtggaggagatgctgctg CAGAAGCAAGGCGTCTTCCTCAGCCGGGCCTCCAGCATCAGCCTGACAGTGGAGCATGCGCTGGAGAGCTTCAGCTTCCTCAACACCTCTGACATGGAGGACTCAGAGGGCTCTGAGGAGGAGCCTCTCCAAGATGAGAG gagggctggcagagccctgcgCAGCACCAGAGCCCCCAGCGCTGGCGAGATGGGGGCAGATGACACCGGAATGTGCAGTGGTTCTGAGGCCAGCACTGACCCCATGAGCACCGGCAATGAGTTCCTGGATAAGGCTCTGGTGCTTCACCTCAACAACTGCAAccggctgctgctg AAGCTGGGCACCTTTGGTCCTCTGCGGTGCCAGGAGATGTAtgccctggacaggctgctgCGGGAGTCACAGGTGCTGGAGATCGTGTGCCAGCTGACGGAGGAGCGCgcaggagcagccagctcagccGCTGATG TGGTGCAGTTCTCAACACGGAAGGAGGGCGTGCTGCCCCTTTGGGACCTGTGTGTGGAAGTGCCCAATGTCTACACCTGCCCTGTGGAGCGGTTCCTGCAGGTGCTCAGTGCCCAGTATGCAGCTCCCATCAGCGAGCAGCACTCTGGTTTGGCTGATACTG TGTGTGTGAAACTGGTGGAGGAGGTGCTGAATCGGCGGCTGCCCCGGCGGCCTGGCAGCGCCCAGAGCGAGCAGGTCACCATCTTCCAATACTGGAGCCACTTTGAGTCACTTGGTCCCCTGGTGCTTGACACTTATATgatggagctggcagaggaag cactgctggcacagaACCTCAACTCGGACGACCAGGACGTGGTGCTGCGTGCCCTGAAGCGCATGCCCGAGGGCCGCCTGAAGAAGGAGGGGCTGAAGGCGCTGAGCCTGCTCCTCGTGGAGGGCAACAGCAAGGTGGTGAGCGCCGTGTCAGCCCAGCTCCGCAGCCTGGCAGAAAACCCCCGCTTCCGCCAACGG GCCCTCGTGTgtttcctggagcagctggaggatgaGGAGGTGCAGACACGTGTGGCAGGGTGTGCAGCGCTGGGCTGCTTGAAG GCCAAGGAGAGCATCGAGCAGCTGGTTTACCTGTGCCAAACCGACAAAGAGCCTGTGCGGGAGGCAGccaagcagagcctgatgctgtGTG GGGAAGACGGTAAATCAGCTCACCGGCGACTGGAGGAGACCCTGGATAGCCTCCCACGGATCTTTGCACCAGCCAGCATGGCCAGTACAGCTTTCTGA